In Patagioenas fasciata isolate bPatFas1 chromosome 2, bPatFas1.hap1, whole genome shotgun sequence, a single window of DNA contains:
- the LOC136098663 gene encoding feather beta keratin-like, giving the protein MACYNACSTWGPTPLANSCNEPCSLQCQDSRVLIQPSTVVVTLPGPILTSHPQSTAVGSSSSAAVGNELGAQGVAINSGAFGYGFGGLGGFGGLGCFGGRRAGYIC; this is encoded by the coding sequence atggcctgtTACAACGCATGCAgcacctggggacccaccccgctggccaacagctgcaacgagccctgttccctgcagtgccaggactcccgtgtCCTCATCCAGCCTTCCACCGTGGTGGTCACTCTTCCaggccccatcctcacctcccacccccagagcaccgccgtcggatcctcctcgtcggctgccgtgggcaacgaactcggagcccagggagttgccatcaactccggcgccttcggctacggcttcggaggcctgggcggcttcggaggcctgggctgctttggcggcagaagggctggatacatctgctaa
- the LOC136099104 gene encoding feather beta keratin-like, which translates to MACYNACSTWGPTPLANSCNEPCSLQCQDSRVVIQPPAVLVTLPGPILTSHPQSTAVGSSASAAVGNELGAQGVAINSGAFGYGFGGLGGFGGRRAGYIC; encoded by the coding sequence atggcctgctacaacgCGTGCAgcacctggggacccaccccgctggccaacagctgcaacgagccctgttccctgcagtgccaggactcccgcgttgtcatccagcctcccgccgtgctggtcaccctgccaggacccatcctcacctcccacccccagagcaccgccgtcggatcctccgcatccgctgccgtgggcaacgaactcggcgcccagggagttgccatcaactccggcgccttcggctacggcttcggaggcctgggcggctttggcggcagaagggctggatacatctgctaa
- the LOC136098558 gene encoding feather beta keratin-like, producing the protein MACYNACGSWGPTPLANSCNEPCSLQCQDSHVLIQPSTVVVTLPGPILTSHPQSTAVGSSSSAAVGNELGAQGVAINSGAFGYGFGGLGGFGGRRAGYIC; encoded by the coding sequence atggcctgctacaatgcctgcggctcctggggacccaccccgctggccaacagctgcaacgagccctgttccctgcagtgccaggactcccacGTCCTCATCCAGCCTTCCACCGTGGTGGTCACTCttccaggacccatcctcacctcccatccccagagcaccgccgtcggatcctcctcatcggctgccgtgggcaacgaactcggcgcccagggagttgccatcaactccggcgccttcggctacggcttcggaggcctgggcggcttcggaggcagaagggctggatacatctgctaa
- the LOC136098557 gene encoding feather keratin-like: MACYNACGSWGPTPLANSCNEPCSLQCQDSRVLIQPSTVVVTLPGPILTSHPQSTAVGSSSSAAVGNELHAQGVAINSGAFGYGFGGLGGFGGLGCFGGRRAGYIC; the protein is encoded by the coding sequence atggcctgctacaatgcctgcggctcctggggacccaccccactggccaacagctgcaacgagccctgttccctgcagtgccaggactcccgtgtCCTCATCCAGCCTTCCACCGTGGTGGttaccctgccaggacccatcctcacctcccatccccagagcaccgccgtcggatcctcctcatcggctgccgtgggcaacgaactccacgcccagggagttgccatcaactccggcgccttcggctacggcttcggaggcctgggcggcttcggaggcctgggctgctttggcggcagaagggctggatacatctgctaa